The following proteins are encoded in a genomic region of Ictalurus punctatus breed USDA103 chromosome 15, Coco_2.0, whole genome shotgun sequence:
- the LOC108275904 gene encoding cytochrome c oxidase subunit 4 isoform 2, mitochondrial isoform X1 produces MEIYYYYYYYYYYRVFWENICQMLCLTAGRLGTLLSRRAVAALGTTTARMCSHVSQQADMSLPMYWDRRDIPLPDRPYNDSLTATEKTLKQKEKGPWNILSNEEKLALYRIMFKDTYAEMKKPSSEWKTVLGGLFFFIGLTGLVVLWQRIYVYPHPPHTFDEEWEAKQVKRMLDMRVNPVQGFSAKWDYEKGQWK; encoded by the exons AtggagatttattattattattattattattattattatcgcgTGTTCTGGGAAAACATATGTCAG ATGCTGTGCCTGACTGCAGGACGACTGGGGACGCTGCTGTCCAGAAGGGCAGTGGCAGCTCTCGGAACCACTACTGCCAGGATGTGTAGCCATG TGTCACAGCAGGCTGACATGTCTCTACCCATGTACTGGGATCGTCGGGATATCCCACTACCAGACAGACCTTACAATGATAGCCTTACTGCAACTGAGAAGACTCTGAAACAGAAGGAGAAAGGACCGTGGAACATCCTTTCAAACGAGGAGAAACTTGCCT TGTACAGGATTATGTTTAAAGACACGTATGCAGAGATGAAGAAACCTTCCAGTGAGTGGAAGACTGTGCTAGGGGGACTCTTCTTCTTCATTGGTTTGACTGGCCTGGTGGTGCTCTGGCAGCGCATCTATG TgtatcctcatcctcctcatacGTTTGATGAAGAGTGGGAGGCTAAGCAGGTGAAGAGGATGTTGGACATGCGAGTGAATCCAGTGCAGGGCTTCTCCGCTAAGTGGGACTATGAGAAGGGCCAGTGGAAATAA
- the LOC108275904 gene encoding cytochrome c oxidase subunit 4 isoform 2, mitochondrial isoform X2, translated as MCRTRASPGTRMLCLTAGRLGTLLSRRAVAALGTTTARMCSHVSQQADMSLPMYWDRRDIPLPDRPYNDSLTATEKTLKQKEKGPWNILSNEEKLALYRIMFKDTYAEMKKPSSEWKTVLGGLFFFIGLTGLVVLWQRIYVYPHPPHTFDEEWEAKQVKRMLDMRVNPVQGFSAKWDYEKGQWK; from the exons ATGTGTAGGACAAGGGCTTCTCCAGGAACCAGG ATGCTGTGCCTGACTGCAGGACGACTGGGGACGCTGCTGTCCAGAAGGGCAGTGGCAGCTCTCGGAACCACTACTGCCAGGATGTGTAGCCATG TGTCACAGCAGGCTGACATGTCTCTACCCATGTACTGGGATCGTCGGGATATCCCACTACCAGACAGACCTTACAATGATAGCCTTACTGCAACTGAGAAGACTCTGAAACAGAAGGAGAAAGGACCGTGGAACATCCTTTCAAACGAGGAGAAACTTGCCT TGTACAGGATTATGTTTAAAGACACGTATGCAGAGATGAAGAAACCTTCCAGTGAGTGGAAGACTGTGCTAGGGGGACTCTTCTTCTTCATTGGTTTGACTGGCCTGGTGGTGCTCTGGCAGCGCATCTATG TgtatcctcatcctcctcatacGTTTGATGAAGAGTGGGAGGCTAAGCAGGTGAAGAGGATGTTGGACATGCGAGTGAATCCAGTGCAGGGCTTCTCCGCTAAGTGGGACTATGAGAAGGGCCAGTGGAAATAA
- the LOC108275904 gene encoding cytochrome c oxidase subunit 4 isoform 2, mitochondrial isoform X3 gives MLCLTAGRLGTLLSRRAVAALGTTTARMCSHVSQQADMSLPMYWDRRDIPLPDRPYNDSLTATEKTLKQKEKGPWNILSNEEKLALYRIMFKDTYAEMKKPSSEWKTVLGGLFFFIGLTGLVVLWQRIYVYPHPPHTFDEEWEAKQVKRMLDMRVNPVQGFSAKWDYEKGQWK, from the exons ATGCTGTGCCTGACTGCAGGACGACTGGGGACGCTGCTGTCCAGAAGGGCAGTGGCAGCTCTCGGAACCACTACTGCCAGGATGTGTAGCCATG TGTCACAGCAGGCTGACATGTCTCTACCCATGTACTGGGATCGTCGGGATATCCCACTACCAGACAGACCTTACAATGATAGCCTTACTGCAACTGAGAAGACTCTGAAACAGAAGGAGAAAGGACCGTGGAACATCCTTTCAAACGAGGAGAAACTTGCCT TGTACAGGATTATGTTTAAAGACACGTATGCAGAGATGAAGAAACCTTCCAGTGAGTGGAAGACTGTGCTAGGGGGACTCTTCTTCTTCATTGGTTTGACTGGCCTGGTGGTGCTCTGGCAGCGCATCTATG TgtatcctcatcctcctcatacGTTTGATGAAGAGTGGGAGGCTAAGCAGGTGAAGAGGATGTTGGACATGCGAGTGAATCCAGTGCAGGGCTTCTCCGCTAAGTGGGACTATGAGAAGGGCCAGTGGAAATAA
- the bcl2l1 gene encoding bcl-2-like protein 1, producing MSYYNRELVVYFIKYKLSQRNYPCNHIGLTEDVNGTEGGQAEEASAEGAAELETPTAVVNGAVNGTGSAGTPPQSPTLSPRRQVNGGASLEAVKEALRDSANEFELRYARAFSDLSSQLHITPVTVYQSFESVMDEVFRDGVNWGRIVGLFAFGGALCVECVEKEMSPLVARIAEWMTVYLDNHIQPWIQEQGGWERFAEIFGKDAAAESRRSQESFKKWLLAGMTLFTGVVLGSFIAQKRL from the exons ATGTCTTACTACAACAGAGAACTGGTGGTGTACTTCATCAAGTACAAGCTCTCGCAGAGAAACTACCCCTGCAATCATATCGGGCTCACAGAAGATGTGAACGGAACCGAAGGAGGCCAGGCAGAGGAAGCGAGCGCTGAGGGAGCGGCAGAATTGGAAACGCCGACAGCTGTCGTTAACGGCGCCGTAAACGGAACGGGTTCAGCAGGGACTCCTCCGCAATCGCCGACTTTGTCCCCTCGGAGGCAGGTGAACGGCGGCGCGAGTCTGGAGGCAGTAAAGGAGGCGCTGCGTGACTCGGCCAACGAGTTCGAGCTGCGCTATGCTCGCGCCTTTAGCGACCTGTCGTCGCAGTTGCATATCACTCCGGTCACGGTGTACCAGAGCTTTGAGAGCGTGATGGACGAGGTGTTCCGTGATGGTGTCAACTGGGGCCGCATCGTGGGCTTGTTCGCCTTCGGGGGTGCCCTCTGCGTCGAGTGCGTGGAAAAGGAGATGAGTCCGCTGGTGGCGCGTATCGCCGAGTGGATGACCGTGTACCTGGACAACCACATCCAGCCCTGGATCCAAGAGCAAGGAGGATGG gagcGTTTTGCAGAGATCTTCGGGAAAGACGCAGCAGCGGAGAGCAGAAGGTCACAGGAAAGCTTCAAGAAGTGGCTGCTGGCAGGGATGACGTTGTTCACAGGGGTGGTGTTGGGCTCCTTCATCGCTCAGAAGCGCCTGTAA